The Shewanella sp. MTB7 genome includes a window with the following:
- a CDS encoding DUF481 domain-containing protein, producing MKKMLIASAILMVAPFAAQAGADFVEGDKTFGGDAELGATITTGNTETTSVKGRLDMKHELGNWENQYLLEALYTEDTGEVTGKRYLGLVQADYKLNEVSYLFINANHEIDPFTGFDSKSTISSGYGHKFVDTGKTLFSVEVGPGYQYKRLDDVSALEAGYDTEDSWVAHGVANFETEITDSSKFKQMFVADYGESLEGRSETSITANIIGALAMKFAVIIRYNNKPLEDKKSTDTETNMTLLYAF from the coding sequence ATGAAAAAAATGCTTATTGCATCAGCTATTCTAATGGTGGCACCTTTTGCTGCTCAAGCCGGTGCTGACTTTGTTGAAGGCGATAAGACCTTTGGCGGTGATGCGGAACTTGGTGCAACAATAACAACGGGTAATACTGAGACAACCTCAGTTAAAGGCCGTCTGGATATGAAACATGAACTTGGGAATTGGGAAAACCAATATCTATTGGAAGCTTTATATACAGAGGACACTGGTGAAGTTACCGGTAAGCGGTATTTGGGTTTAGTGCAGGCAGACTATAAATTAAACGAAGTCAGTTATCTGTTTATCAACGCAAATCATGAGATCGATCCTTTTACTGGTTTTGATTCTAAGTCTACAATTTCTTCAGGTTATGGCCATAAGTTTGTCGATACAGGAAAGACCTTATTCAGTGTGGAAGTGGGTCCTGGTTATCAATATAAACGACTTGATGATGTGAGTGCGCTAGAGGCTGGTTATGATACTGAAGACAGTTGGGTTGCTCATGGTGTCGCTAACTTTGAAACCGAAATTACCGATAGCTCTAAGTTTAAGCAGATGTTTGTTGCCGATTATGGTGAGAGCTTAGAGGGTCGTTCAGAGACTTCTATTACCGCGAATATCATCGGCGCATTAGCGATGAAGTTTGCCGTGATCATTCGTTATAATAATAAGCCATTAGAAGATAAGAAAAGCACAGATACAGAAACGAATATGACCTTGCTATACGCATTTTAA
- the tkt gene encoding transketolase encodes MSSRKELANAIRALTMDAVQKANSGHPGAPMGMADIAEVLWNDFLKHNPNNPEWVDRDRFILSNGHGSMLIYSLLHLTGYALPIEEIKNFRQLHSKTPGHPEYGYTPGVETTTGPLGAGISNAVGMAIAEKTLAAQFNQPGHDIVDHFTYCFLGDGCLMEGLSHEVCSLAGTLGLGKLVAFWDDNGISIDGHVEGWFTDDTPKRFESYGWHVIANVDGHDSDAIRAAIEAAKSVTDKPSMICCKTTIGFGSPNKSGSHDCHGAPLGDAEIAAAREFLGWEHAAFEIPENVYAGWDAKEAGQTNEANWNDKFAAYEAAFPELAAEYKRRVITGDLPADFEEKAQAFVQESQDKAEGIASRKASQNAIGFFGNMLPELLGGSADLAGSNLTLWSGSKGIQDDPAGNYIYYGVREFGMSGIMNGASLHGGFINYGATFMMFMEYARNAVRMSALMGIQNIFVYTHDSIGQGEDGPTHQPVEQLANLRMTPNMTVWRPCDAAETAVSWKSAIERRDAPTSLIFSRQGLKAQARSAEQLANVAKGGYTLVDCAGTPDLILIATGSEVQLAIDSAAVLTEQGQKVRVVSMPSTNEFDKQDVDYKESVLPSAVTKRVAIEAAHVDFWHKYVGFNGAIVGMTTFGESAPGGDLLKYFGFTVENVVAKANSL; translated from the coding sequence ATGTCATCTCGTAAAGAACTCGCAAACGCTATCCGCGCATTAACGATGGATGCCGTTCAAAAAGCCAATTCAGGTCATCCTGGTGCACCAATGGGGATGGCTGACATCGCTGAAGTGCTTTGGAACGATTTCCTTAAGCACAACCCAAATAATCCTGAGTGGGTTGACCGTGATCGCTTTATCCTATCAAACGGTCATGGCTCAATGCTTATCTACTCTTTGCTTCATTTGACAGGCTATGCACTGCCTATTGAAGAGATTAAAAACTTCCGCCAGTTACACTCAAAAACGCCGGGTCACCCTGAATATGGTTATACCCCAGGTGTTGAAACAACAACAGGGCCTTTAGGTGCAGGTATCAGTAATGCTGTGGGTATGGCGATTGCTGAAAAGACCTTGGCAGCGCAGTTTAATCAACCAGGCCATGACATCGTCGATCACTTCACATACTGCTTCCTTGGTGATGGCTGCTTGATGGAGGGTCTCTCACATGAAGTTTGCTCACTTGCTGGTACTTTAGGCCTAGGTAAGCTTGTTGCGTTTTGGGATGACAACGGTATTTCCATCGATGGTCACGTTGAAGGTTGGTTCACCGATGATACACCTAAGCGTTTTGAATCATACGGTTGGCATGTAATTGCTAACGTCGATGGTCACGACAGTGATGCGATTCGTGCGGCAATCGAAGCAGCTAAGTCTGTCACTGACAAGCCATCTATGATCTGTTGTAAAACCACCATTGGTTTTGGTTCGCCAAACAAATCTGGTAGCCATGACTGTCACGGTGCACCATTAGGTGATGCTGAAATCGCTGCAGCTCGTGAGTTCCTTGGTTGGGAGCACGCCGCTTTTGAAATTCCTGAAAATGTGTACGCTGGTTGGGATGCAAAAGAAGCAGGCCAAACCAATGAAGCTAACTGGAATGATAAGTTTGCTGCCTATGAAGCTGCATTCCCTGAACTTGCTGCAGAGTATAAGCGCCGTGTTATCACTGGTGACCTACCTGCTGACTTTGAAGAGAAAGCGCAAGCTTTTGTTCAGGAGTCTCAAGATAAAGCGGAAGGGATTGCCAGCCGTAAAGCATCACAAAATGCCATCGGTTTCTTCGGTAACATGTTACCTGAACTCCTTGGTGGCTCAGCCGACCTTGCAGGTTCTAACTTGACACTTTGGTCTGGTTCTAAAGGCATTCAAGACGATCCAGCCGGCAACTACATTTATTACGGTGTACGTGAATTTGGTATGAGCGGTATCATGAATGGAGCCTCACTACACGGTGGCTTCATTAACTATGGTGCTACGTTCATGATGTTTATGGAATATGCGCGTAATGCTGTACGTATGTCTGCGTTGATGGGAATTCAAAATATCTTCGTTTATACCCATGATTCAATTGGTCAAGGTGAAGATGGTCCAACTCACCAACCAGTAGAACAACTTGCTAACTTGCGTATGACACCAAACATGACAGTTTGGCGTCCATGTGATGCGGCTGAAACGGCTGTTTCTTGGAAGTCGGCAATTGAGCGTCGTGATGCACCTACTTCGTTGATCTTCAGTCGCCAAGGCCTAAAAGCTCAGGCACGTAGCGCAGAGCAACTCGCTAACGTAGCTAAAGGTGGTTACACCTTAGTTGATTGTGCAGGCACGCCAGACTTAATCCTTATTGCAACGGGCTCGGAAGTGCAGCTTGCTATCGATTCAGCTGCAGTCTTGACTGAACAAGGTCAAAAGGTTCGTGTTGTTTCTATGCCTTCAACCAACGAGTTTGATAAGCAAGATGTCGACTATAAAGAGTCTGTTCTTCCAAGTGCTGTCACTAAGCGTGTAGCGATTGAAGCTGCTCATGTTGATTTCTGGCATAAGTATGTTGGTTTCAACGGTGCTATTGTTGGCATGACGACTTTCGGTGAGTCAGCACCTGGTGGCGATTTGTTGAAGTACTTTGGCTTTACCGTTGAAAACGTGGTCGCAAAGGCTAACAGTCTATAA
- a CDS encoding helix-turn-helix domain-containing protein, giving the protein MYYIDNLKCVLKEEKLSQRQFADLIDIPLRSLEAYLSGEREPKQSFSMKISSHPQFKKYTLWLMTGTTAPESGQVCPAFSINQDTHEKSDSIHKKA; this is encoded by the coding sequence ATGTATTACATCGATAATTTGAAATGTGTTTTGAAAGAAGAGAAATTAAGCCAGCGTCAATTCGCTGATTTGATTGATATACCTTTAAGATCGCTCGAAGCTTACTTATCAGGAGAGAGAGAACCAAAGCAGAGTTTTTCAATGAAAATATCAAGTCATCCTCAGTTTAAAAAATATACGCTGTGGCTGATGACGGGCACGACAGCGCCCGAGTCCGGTCAGGTGTGCCCGGCTTTTTCAATTAATCAAGACACGCACGAAAAATCAGACTCAATACACAAAAAAGCTTAA
- the fba gene encoding class II fructose-bisphosphate aldolase (catalyzes the reversible aldol condensation of dihydroxyacetonephosphate and glyceraldehyde 3-phosphate in the Calvin cycle, glycolysis, and/or gluconeogenesis) encodes MALISLRQMLDHAAEHNYGVPAFNVNNLEQMRAIMQAAEATDSPVIVQASAGARKYARPQFLKYLMAAALEQYPDIPVCIHQDHGTDPDICQRSIQLGMSSVMMDGSLMADGKTPASYEYNVDVTRKTVAFAHACGVSVEGEIGCLGSLETGEAGEEDGIGAAGILTMDQMLTTPEEAARFVADTHVDALAIAIGTSHGAYKFSRKPTGDVLRIDRIKEIHARIPNTHLVMHGSSSVPQEWLEIINQYGGAIPETYGVPLEEIVEGIKYGVRKVNIDTDLRLASTGAVRKFLAENPSEFDPRKFLKASMEAMADICTTRYEAFGCAGMGSKIKPKSLQAMYKAYQSGELDPQVR; translated from the coding sequence ATGGCTTTAATTTCCCTACGTCAAATGCTTGATCACGCAGCAGAACATAATTATGGTGTTCCAGCTTTTAACGTGAACAACCTTGAGCAGATGCGTGCAATTATGCAAGCAGCTGAAGCGACAGACAGTCCTGTGATTGTTCAGGCATCTGCTGGTGCGCGTAAATATGCGCGTCCTCAGTTCCTTAAATACCTAATGGCTGCAGCACTGGAGCAATATCCAGATATTCCTGTGTGTATTCACCAAGATCACGGCACTGATCCTGATATCTGTCAACGCTCGATTCAGCTTGGCATGTCATCAGTGATGATGGATGGCTCTTTGATGGCCGATGGCAAGACACCTGCTTCTTATGAGTACAACGTCGATGTCACGCGTAAGACTGTGGCATTTGCTCATGCTTGTGGTGTGTCTGTTGAAGGTGAAATCGGTTGTCTAGGTAGCCTAGAAACTGGTGAAGCTGGTGAAGAGGATGGTATCGGGGCTGCGGGTATTCTTACGATGGACCAGATGTTAACGACGCCAGAAGAAGCGGCTCGTTTTGTTGCTGATACTCACGTCGATGCTTTGGCTATTGCTATTGGTACTAGCCATGGTGCCTATAAGTTTAGCCGCAAACCTACCGGTGATGTACTGCGTATCGATCGTATCAAAGAGATCCATGCACGTATCCCAAATACTCACTTAGTGATGCATGGTTCTTCATCTGTACCACAAGAGTGGCTAGAGATTATCAATCAGTACGGTGGTGCTATTCCTGAAACATATGGTGTTCCTCTAGAAGAGATCGTTGAAGGTATCAAGTATGGTGTACGTAAGGTGAATATCGATACCGATCTTCGTCTGGCTTCTACTGGTGCGGTACGTAAATTCTTGGCTGAAAACCCAAGCGAGTTTGATCCACGCAAATTCCTTAAAGCGTCAATGGAAGCGATGGCTGATATCTGTACCACGCGTTACGAAGCGTTTGGTTGTGCCGGAATGGGGTCTAAGATTAAGCCTAAATCACTACAAGCTATGTATAAGGCTTATCAATCGGGTGAGCTAGATCCCCAAGTTAGATAA
- a CDS encoding phage integrase, producing MSIKTTPNGYMVDIRPRGRDGKRYRKSFTTKAEAQQFERWIVATQNSKEWVNTARDTRHLSVLIDGWFKYHGQHLKGASDDFRKLKGINELLGNPKAYQVDVSMLMDYRAERSKKGTTLGTINRDHMLLSSVFTVLIKAGQFHGEHPLKGIAKLKIRAKEMSFLSSCEITLLLNTLTGDALKIAKVCLATGARWSEAATLKGSQVVNCKVTFVDTKNGKNRTIPISNNLFAEIYQGKSGQLFTTSYTCFRKVIQSLNFGLPKGQATHVLRHTYASHFMMNGGNILTLQQILGHATIMQTMAYAHLAPDHLQDAITFSPLSTICLKQFTNNT from the coding sequence ATGTCAATTAAGACAACCCCTAACGGTTACATGGTTGATATTCGCCCTCGTGGACGCGATGGTAAAAGGTACAGAAAGTCGTTTACGACTAAAGCAGAGGCTCAGCAATTCGAACGATGGATTGTAGCCACTCAAAATAGTAAAGAATGGGTGAATACAGCCCGTGATACACGGCACTTATCAGTACTCATTGATGGCTGGTTTAAATACCACGGACAACACTTAAAAGGAGCAAGTGACGACTTTCGTAAACTGAAAGGGATTAACGAGTTACTTGGCAATCCTAAGGCATATCAAGTTGACGTTAGTATGTTGATGGACTATCGAGCAGAGCGCAGCAAAAAAGGCACTACATTAGGCACCATTAACCGTGATCACATGTTATTAAGTAGTGTATTCACTGTATTAATTAAGGCTGGACAATTTCACGGAGAACACCCGTTAAAGGGGATTGCCAAATTAAAAATCAGAGCTAAGGAGATGAGTTTTTTATCTTCCTGTGAGATTACCTTATTGCTTAACACGTTGACAGGCGATGCACTGAAAATTGCGAAGGTTTGCCTAGCGACAGGGGCGCGATGGAGTGAAGCGGCAACCTTGAAAGGATCGCAAGTTGTTAATTGTAAAGTGACGTTTGTTGACACAAAGAACGGCAAAAACCGCACAATTCCAATATCCAACAATCTATTTGCTGAAATCTATCAGGGTAAAAGCGGTCAATTGTTCACAACCTCTTACACTTGCTTCAGGAAGGTCATTCAATCACTTAATTTTGGATTGCCGAAGGGACAAGCAACACATGTTTTACGGCATACATATGCAAGCCACTTTATGATGAATGGAGGCAATATTTTGACATTACAGCAAATTCTAGGACACGCGACAATTATGCAAACGATGGCTTATGCTCACCTTGCACCAGACCATTTACAAGATGCAATTACATTTAGTCCACTGTCCACAATTTGCCTAAAACAGTTTACTAACAACACCTAG
- the epd gene encoding erythrose-4-phosphate dehydrogenase, with protein MIRVAINGYGRIGRSILRAVYETGKRAQIQIVAINELAKPEAMLHLTQYDTTHGRFQSLVQLDADGQKMLIGDDAITLLHESDPSKLPWGEMDIDIVYEATGVLSDRESCEAHIHAGAKQVLISHPSSSDVDATIVYGVNHHLLKAEHTVVSNASCTTNCIVPVIEVLDEHFTVKSGAITTIHSAMNDQQVIDAYHDDLRRTRAAGQSIIPVDTKLARGIERILPHMKDKFEAISVRVPTINVTAIDVSVTIESNVDIALVNQVLRQASKGLYKGVLGYTDEPLVSCDFNHDPRSSIVDGTQTRVSAGHLVKLLLWCDNEWGFANRMLDTSLEMIKAKRA; from the coding sequence ATGATTAGAGTCGCAATCAATGGATATGGCCGCATCGGTCGCTCAATTCTTCGCGCTGTTTATGAAACGGGTAAGCGTGCTCAAATTCAGATCGTTGCCATTAACGAACTTGCCAAACCTGAAGCCATGCTTCATCTCACTCAATACGATACCACCCATGGTCGTTTTCAATCCCTGGTGCAGTTAGACGCTGATGGGCAAAAGATGTTGATCGGTGATGATGCCATTACCCTTTTACATGAAAGTGATCCCAGCAAACTCCCATGGGGTGAGATGGATATCGATATTGTTTATGAAGCGACAGGTGTACTGTCTGACCGCGAAAGCTGTGAGGCTCACATCCATGCCGGCGCCAAACAGGTACTTATCAGTCATCCATCATCGAGTGATGTGGATGCCACCATTGTTTATGGTGTGAATCATCATCTGCTCAAAGCTGAGCACACAGTGGTCTCTAATGCTTCATGCACGACGAACTGTATTGTGCCTGTTATCGAAGTCTTAGATGAACATTTTACGGTGAAAAGTGGTGCTATCACAACCATTCACTCTGCGATGAATGATCAGCAAGTCATCGATGCTTATCATGATGATCTGCGTCGAACGCGGGCTGCGGGTCAATCTATTATTCCCGTGGATACCAAATTGGCGAGGGGAATCGAGCGCATATTACCGCATATGAAAGATAAGTTTGAAGCTATCTCAGTACGTGTGCCAACTATCAATGTAACGGCCATCGACGTCTCCGTCACTATCGAGTCAAACGTTGATATCGCATTAGTGAATCAAGTGCTTAGGCAAGCATCTAAGGGCCTTTATAAAGGTGTTTTAGGTTATACTGACGAGCCGCTCGTATCTTGTGATTTTAACCATGATCCAAGGTCCAGTATTGTCGATGGAACTCAAACTCGAGTCAGTGCTGGTCATCTCGTAAAGTTGCTTTTATGGTGTGATAACGAGTGGGGCTTTGCAAACCGTATGCTAGACACCAGTTTAGAGATGATAAAAGCAAAAAGAGCTTAA
- a CDS encoding phosphoglycerate kinase — translation MAIINMSSLDLQGKRVLIREDLNVPVSDGVVTSDARLRAALPTIKLALEKGAAVMVMSHLGRPTEGEFNSEFSLQPVVDYLAKSLSCPVRLVTDYLNGVEAKVGEVVVFENVRFNVGEKKNDEALAKKLAALCDVYVMDAFGTAHRAQASTHGVGLHAPIACAGPLLAGELEALGKAMDNPARPLVAIVGGSKVSTKLTVLESLSTIVDQLVVGGGIANTFIAAAGHEVGKSLYEADLIDEAKRLMANAKSRGADIPVPTDVVVAGEFSPTASATLKDVSQVADSEMIFDIGPNSAEALAEILKNAGTIVWNGPVGVFEFDQFGEGTKRIAQAIADSNAFSIAGGGDTLAAVDKYGIADKVSYISTGGGAFLEFLEGKELPAVAMLESRGK, via the coding sequence ATGGCTATTATCAATATGTCTTCATTAGATCTACAAGGTAAGCGAGTGCTTATTCGTGAAGATCTTAATGTGCCAGTCAGTGACGGTGTTGTGACCAGTGATGCGCGTCTGCGTGCCGCTCTGCCTACGATTAAACTCGCGCTTGAAAAAGGCGCGGCAGTGATGGTGATGTCTCATCTTGGGCGTCCAACAGAAGGTGAATTTAACTCAGAATTCTCACTTCAACCAGTGGTTGATTATCTTGCTAAATCACTCTCTTGCCCAGTACGTTTAGTGACAGACTACCTCAACGGTGTTGAGGCTAAAGTGGGTGAAGTGGTGGTGTTCGAAAACGTACGTTTCAATGTTGGCGAAAAGAAAAATGATGAAGCACTCGCTAAAAAGTTAGCGGCGCTTTGTGATGTCTATGTGATGGATGCCTTTGGTACGGCGCACCGTGCCCAAGCATCGACTCATGGCGTAGGGCTTCATGCTCCAATCGCTTGTGCAGGCCCTCTGCTTGCTGGTGAACTGGAAGCTTTAGGTAAGGCGATGGATAACCCTGCTCGTCCACTTGTGGCCATCGTTGGCGGTTCTAAAGTATCGACTAAACTGACGGTATTAGAGAGTCTATCTACTATCGTGGATCAGCTTGTTGTTGGTGGTGGTATTGCTAACACCTTCATTGCAGCAGCGGGTCATGAAGTGGGAAAGTCACTTTATGAAGCAGACCTTATAGATGAGGCTAAGCGTCTAATGGCTAACGCTAAGAGTCGAGGGGCAGATATACCAGTGCCGACAGATGTCGTTGTAGCGGGTGAGTTCAGTCCTACAGCAAGTGCTACGCTTAAAGATGTTAGTCAGGTTGCTGATAGTGAGATGATCTTCGATATCGGACCTAATAGTGCTGAAGCACTGGCCGAGATCTTAAAGAATGCTGGCACTATAGTATGGAACGGTCCGGTTGGCGTTTTTGAGTTTGACCAATTCGGTGAGGGTACTAAGCGCATCGCGCAAGCGATTGCTGATTCGAATGCATTTTCTATCGCCGGTGGTGGAGATACATTGGCTGCAGTGGACAAGTATGGTATTGCGGATAAAGTGTCATATATCTCTACTGGTGGTGGTGCTTTCCTTGAATTTTTAGAAGGTAAGGAACTTCCTGCGGTAGCTATGTTAGAATCTCGCGGAAAATAA